The Denitrificimonas caeni genome has a segment encoding these proteins:
- a CDS encoding transposase: MTKHTKTLKVRIRDKHAPLLNSMARSVNFVWNFVNELSQRSIKERAQVQSHAGWGQLKTMLDYKCAHAGIVFKEVNEAYTTQTCSCCGAVPDSRPKGIAGLEIREWTYSACGVTHSDRDINAARNILAVRHGRLAVEISASLGREDVKQSNTRETVPGDPLALTLDSLH, translated from the coding sequence ATGACAAAACACACCAAAACATTAAAAGTTCGCATTCGAGATAAGCATGCGCCACTGCTAAACAGCATGGCACGAAGCGTTAATTTCGTCTGGAACTTTGTCAATGAATTAAGCCAGCGCTCGATTAAAGAGCGCGCACAAGTTCAGTCGCACGCTGGCTGGGGTCAATTAAAAACAATGTTGGACTATAAATGCGCTCACGCAGGCATTGTTTTTAAGGAAGTGAACGAGGCATACACCACCCAAACCTGTAGCTGTTGCGGCGCAGTGCCCGATAGCAGGCCGAAAGGTATCGCAGGGCTTGAAATAAGAGAATGGACGTACAGTGCGTGCGGTGTCACGCACAGCGACCGCGATATAAACGCGGCACGAAATATTCTCGCGGTCAGGCATGGCCGTCTAGCAGTAGAAATCAGCGCCTCTTTAGGGCGTGAGGATGTCAAGCAGAGTAACACTAGAGAAACAGTTCCCGGAGATCCTCTAGCACTAACGCTGGATTCTCTGCACTGA
- a CDS encoding phosphoglycolate phosphatase: MKTLLGVLSGQLPKLVMFDLDGTLIDSVPDLTVATDQMLVQLGRAPAGMDKVRNWVGNGAPMLVRRALADGFAEQHISAEQEAQALAIFMQVYGTGNSLTTLYPGALETLQSLKMLGVKLALITNKPEKFIPELLAEMQIAEYFEWVVGGDTLPQKKPDPAGLLWVMQQAGVTAEQCLFVGDSRNDVQAARSAGVACIAVTYGYNYGEPISAENPALVLEDLRELFL; encoded by the coding sequence GTGAAAACTTTGCTTGGTGTGTTGAGCGGGCAGCTGCCTAAATTGGTCATGTTCGATCTGGATGGCACCTTAATAGACTCAGTGCCGGATTTGACTGTTGCCACGGACCAAATGTTAGTGCAGCTTGGCCGCGCCCCCGCGGGGATGGATAAAGTGCGCAACTGGGTCGGCAATGGTGCACCTATGTTAGTGCGTCGCGCCTTGGCCGATGGTTTTGCTGAGCAGCACATTAGCGCTGAGCAAGAAGCCCAGGCGCTGGCAATCTTTATGCAGGTGTATGGCACAGGTAACAGTTTAACGACGTTGTATCCCGGTGCGCTGGAGACTTTACAGTCGTTGAAAATGCTGGGAGTGAAGCTGGCTTTGATCACCAATAAACCAGAAAAATTTATTCCTGAGTTATTGGCCGAAATGCAAATAGCTGAATATTTTGAGTGGGTTGTTGGTGGCGATACTTTGCCGCAGAAAAAACCTGATCCTGCTGGACTGCTTTGGGTTATGCAGCAAGCAGGCGTGACTGCGGAGCAGTGCCTGTTTGTAGGCGATTCTCGTAATGATGTGCAGGCGGCCCGCTCTGCTGGCGTGGCATGTATTGCGGTGACCTATGGGTATAACTATGGAGAACCGATCAGTGCAGAGAATCCAGCGTTAGTGCTAGAGGATCTCCGGGAACTGTTTCTCTAG